In one Nicotiana tomentosiformis chromosome 6, ASM39032v3, whole genome shotgun sequence genomic region, the following are encoded:
- the LOC104099982 gene encoding UBP1-associated protein 2C-like, with translation MDLLKKRKLEDNGVITDVPVTSRLTIEDARKILESVTPEQMLEILQTAVVRHADVLDQVRVIADRDTTQRKLFIRGLGWETNTEKLKAIFGNYGELEEAVVITDKATGKSKGYGFVTFKHVDGALLALKEPSKKIDGRMAVTQLASAGIQGGPGGGSTNNPVDVSARKIYVANVPYDMQAERILQHFCMYGEIEEGPLGFDKATGKSKGYALFVYKTAEAAKASLVDPVKNIDGHQLNCKLAIDGKKGGKPGGGAQAQTDGHVDQVGPGQYGGPSGITGYGGFPGHSTFGGPGGHGLNSAYGSGNGIGVGGPGGGSSYGGSQPGGSVSGGGYGGPYGGGGGSHYGGPGSAGYGALASSATGGGGGYGGPGALGGGGYGGTGALGGGGLSGVGGALGGAGRGSSMYGLPPSSTGLASGDYPPQGPHYSQQNQVPGVSPAPRVAPGGMYQGMHSYY, from the coding sequence ATGGACCTTTTGAAGAAACGAAAGCTCGAGGATAACGGCGTTATCACCGACGTCCCCGTTACCAGTAGACTCACAATCGAAGACGCACGGAAGATTCTAGAATCAGTCACCCCCGAACAAATGCTTGAAATCCTACAAACCGCTGTTGTACGTCACGCCGACGTTTTAGACCAAGTACGAGTAATCGCCGATCGCGACACGACTCAGCGGAAGCTCTTCATTCGCGGACTCGGCTGGGAAACGAATACAGAAAAACTTAAAGCGATTTTTGGTAATTATGGCGAGTTAGAAGAAGCCGTTGTAATTACCGATAAAGCCACTGGTAAAAGCAAAGGTTACGGGTTCGTTACGTTTAAGCATGTTGATGGAGCTTTACTTGCTTTGAAGGAGCCGAGTAAGAAGATTGATGGACGAATGGCAGTGACTCAGCTCGCGTCAGCTGGGATTCAAGGTGGGCCTGGCGGCGGGAGTACCAATAATCCGGTGGATGTTTCGGCGAGGAAGATTTATGTAGCGAATGTGCCGTATGATATGCAGGCCGAGAGGATTTTACAGCATTTTTGTATGTATGGGGAAATAGAGGAAGGGCCATTAGGGTTTGATAAGGCGACTGGGAAGTCGAAAGGGTATGCTTTGTTTGTGTATAAGACGGCGGAGGCAGCTAAGGCTTCGCTAGTGGATCCTGTTAAGAATATTGATGGGCATCAATTGAATTGTAAGCTAGCTATTGATGGGAAGAAAGGGGGGAAGCCTGGAGGAGGAGCTCAGGCTCAAACGGATGGTCATGTTGATCAGGTTGGCCCGGGCCAGTATGGTGGGCCTAGTGGGATTACTGGTTATGGTGGATTTCCAGGGCATTCAACCTTTGGTGGGCCTGGCGGACATGGGCTCAATTCGGCATACGGTAGTGGGAATGGTATAGGTGTGGGTGGTCCCGGTGGTGGTTCATCTTATGGTGGGAGCCAACCTGGGGGTTCTGTTAGTGGTGGTGGGTATGGTGGTCCATATGGTGGAGGTGGGGGGTCTCATTATGGTGGGCCTGGTTCAGCTGGATATGGCGCGTTGGCCAGTAGTGCtactggtggtggtggtggataTGGCGGTCCTGGGGCATTGGGAGGTGGTGGATATGGCGGCACTGGGGCGCTGGGAGGTGGTGGATTAAGTGGGGTTGGTGGTGCATTAGGCGGTGCAGGCCGTGGCTCTTCAATGTATGGGTTACCCCCAAGCTCAACTGGGTTGGCTTCAGGAGATTATCCACCACAGGGTCCTCATTACAGTCAACAAAACCAAGTGCCCGGGGTATCACCTGCACCTAGAGTTGCACCTGGGGGTATGTACCAGGGGATGCATTCATACTACTGA